The genomic region CCGCTGCACGGCGCGGATCAGGCCCGGCAGATGGTCGCCGACCTTGTCGGCGCCGAACCGGTTGATCAGGGTCAGGCGCCCCGGCTCATCTTCGGGATTGAGGATATCGATCAGCTTCAGCAGCTCGTCGGGCTTCAGCGACGGGCCGCATTTCAGGCCGATCGGATTCTTGATGCCGCGGAAATATTCGACATGGCCGTGATCGAGCTGGCGGGTGCGATCGCCGATCCAGATCATGTGGCCGGAGGTCGCGTACCAGTCGCCGGTGGTGGAATCGACCCGCGTCATCGCCTGCTCGTAGCCGAGCAGCAGCGCTTCGTGGCTGGTGTAGAAATCGGTGGCGCGCAGCTCGGGATGGCTCTCGAGGTCGAGGCCGCAGGCGCGCATGAAGTTCAGCGCATCCGAGATGCGGTCGGCCAGCTCCTTGTAGCGGCGGGACTGCGGCGAATCTTTCAGGAAGCCGAGCATCCACTGATGCACGCTGCCGAGATTGGCGAAGCCGCCGGTCGCGAACGCGCGCAGCAGGTTCAGCGTCGCGGCGGATTGGCGATAAGCCATCAGCTGGCGCTGCGGATCGGGAATGCGCGCTTCCGGCGTGAAGGCGATGTCGTTGACGATGTCGCCGCGATAGCTCGGCAGCTCGACGTCGCCCTGCTTCTCGGTCGGCGACGAGCGCGGCTTTGCGAACTGGCCGGCGATGCGGCCGACCTTCACCACCGGCAGCGCGCCGGCATAGGTCAGCACGACCGCCATCTGCAGGAAGACGCGGAAGAAGTCGCGGATGTTGTTGGCGCCGTGTTCGGCAAAGCTCTCGGCGCAGTCGCCGCCCTGCAGCAGGAAGGCCTCGCCGGCGGCGACCCGCCCCAGCGCCTTCTTCAGGCTGCGCGCCTCGCCCGCGAACACCAGCGGCGGAAAGGTCGCCAGCTGGGCCTCGACATCGGCCAATGCCTTGGCATCGGGATAATCGGGCACCTGCAGCACCTTCTTGGCGCGCCAGCTATCGGGTGTCCACCGCTCGGACATGAGGTCAACTCCTGAGCAAAAACCGCAACTTAATCACGGCATGAGGAAAGCCCGGCTTATACACAGGGCCCCGCTTTCCCGCTAGAAGGATTCCTGCAATCTGGTCAAGCCCTTGCAGGGAAATCCGAATTCGCATTTGGTAGAGCATAGCATGAATGCCGTGGAAATCGCCGTGGCCTCCGCCGCGCTGGACGACGTTTTTAGCGACGACATCGTCGTGCCGGCCGCGGACGGCTATCCGCTCGCCGCGACGCTGTTCCTGCCGCGCGGCACGCGGCGCCACGCCGTCCTGATCAATTCGGCAACCGCCGTGCCCCGCAAGGTCTATCGCGGCTTTGCCGGCTACCTCGCCCGCCGCGGCGCGGCGGTGCTGACCTACGACTACCGCGGCACCGGCGACAGCCGGCCGATGGCGGCGACCGGCCTTAACAAGCCGAAATCGCTGGCCGGCTTCAAGGCCACGATGGCGGACTGGGCCGCGCTCGACGCCACCGCGGCGGTGAACTGGATGCGCGAGCGCTACCGCAACCTCCCCTTCGCCTATGTCGGACACTCCTTCGGCGGCCAGGCCCTCGGGCTGCTGGCCAACAATGCCGAGATCCCGCGCGCGCTCCTGATCGCCTCGCAGGCGGCCTATTGGAAGCTGATGGCCTCGCCCGAGCGCTACCGCGTCGTCGCCTTCATGAACGGCGTCGGCCTGCCGCTGGCGCGCACGCTCGGCTATCTGCCCGCCTGGGCCGGCCTCGGCATGGACCTGCCGAGGGGCGCGTTCGAGCAATGGCGGAGCTGGCTGATGCGGGAGCGCTATCTGCTCGATGATGCCACGCTGACGGCGCGCGAAAATTTTCCGAAGTTCAAGGGCAGGCTCCGCGCGCTTGTCATGACCGACGACATCTGGGCGACGCGGCCGGCGGTCGAGTTGCTGTGCTCCGCCTTCACGTCGATCACGCCCGAGATCATCTTGATCCGTCCCGCCGATGCCGGCGCGAAAGCGATCGGCCATTTCGGCTTCTTCCGCAGCGAACACCGCGATGCGCTGTGGCGTGGCGCCGCGGAGTGGCTCGAGGCGGAGGGATAAGCGCGGGCTCTCTCCGCCGTCGTCCTGGCGAAAGCCAGGCCCCACAACCACCGCATTTGGATTGTGAATGGGATCGCGGCCCCAACGCCGTGCCGCAATGATCACCTGGGGTAATAGGTCCTGGCCTTCGCCAGGACGACGATGAGGATGGCTTTCGCGCGATGCGATGCACCGCTGCGTAGCTCATCCCGCTGTCATCGCCCGGTTCGCACTTGCTGGCCACATCGGTGTCGTCCCGGCGAAGGCCGGGACCCATGCTCCGCGGCGCTCGTTGTTATCGGGACTCGTCGTTCCACCATCGCGCAACAAATGATCATTCGTGGTTATGGGTCCGGCTTTCGCCGGGGCGACACCGGACGTATTGCGCCGCCGGTGAGACATACTTTCGCATTGTCGCGACATGAATCGCCCGAGCCTTGCTCTTCAACTTGGATCCGCGGTCAAAATGATGGGTATCGCTTCGCTCCACCCCTCCTGCCAGTCTCACACCACCTTGCGCGGCGCCGCCGTCGCCGCATCACCTGTGTTCGGCGTCCCGGTCGGCTCGATCAGCAGCAGATGCACCTCTTCCTTTGCGACCGGCCGGTGCTCGACGCCTTTTGGCACGATGTACATCTGCCCGGGAGTTAGCGTGACGGTGCGATCGCGCAGCTCGATGTCGAGGATGCCTTTCAGGACGAGGAAGAAGTCGTCGGTGTCGTCGTGCTTGTGCCAGACGAACTCGCCCTGCACCTTCACCACCATGACGTCGCAGGCATTGAATTGCGCGACGGTGCGCGGCGACCAGTGATCGGAGAATGTCGACAGTTTCTGCGAAAGATCGATCGCGCCGCTCATGATGCCTCCGGGTCCGGGCCAGCCTGCCGGACTCGTTAGCTCAGCCGTGCGACGCACTCAATGCACGCCCCTTAATCTCTCCGGATAAGCACTCGGCTCATTGTGCCCCTTGATATCGCAAGGCGCTTCTCCGTTGGTGGCTCGCCGCGCCAGCAGTTCCTTTTCGGCCTGATACCAGAGCTGATCCATCTTGCCCGGCGGCTCGCCGGCGTCCTTCCACAATTCGTAGGCGCGGGTCCGGATCTCCTGCTCGGTTGGGCCTCTCATGCGCGGCTCCCTCAATTTGAGACATCAAACTGTTTGAGAGTGGAACGGACAGTATAGCGCAAGGTTCCAGGGTGCGCGAGACGGCCGCGCGCCGAGGGCGCGTCTGCACAAGCGCCGCTGCGCGAAACCGCGTTCGATTTGAGCGCGCGAAGCGGCCCCGGGAAAAGCCGCCGATGGATATGCATGTCAACAAGGGTGCCCTAATTCGCGGGCGCACGAAGCGCGGCCGTCGGCGCCGGTCTTGCGGAGGCGCGCTACCCCTTCTGAGGTATGAAACCTTTTGCCCGCTTCCGCAGACAAAAACTCATCAGGATTTTGTCACGACCTTCCTGGGGCTAGAGACAGCGCCGTCCGCATGTATTTTAAGCGGGCGGCGTTGGGCTGTCAGGCAGAGCTCGTTCCCCGCTCGCGATCGCCAGAGAGCACCTGGACGGCAGCGCCGGCCCGCGGGTTACCGCTACTCCGCCGCCTGGCGCACGTGGCGCGCGGTCGGCGTCCGCATCGTCACCAGCTCTTCGGAGGCGGTCGGATGCAGCGCGATGGTGGCGTCGAAATCGGCCTTGGTCGCCTTCATCTTGACGGCGATCGCGACGGCCTGGGTGATTTCGGCGGCGCCATCACCGACGATATGGCAGCCGAGCACGCGGTCGCTCGCGCCGTCGACCAC from Bradyrhizobium elkanii USDA 76 harbors:
- a CDS encoding class II 3-deoxy-7-phosphoheptulonate synthase, with the translated sequence MSERWTPDSWRAKKVLQVPDYPDAKALADVEAQLATFPPLVFAGEARSLKKALGRVAAGEAFLLQGGDCAESFAEHGANNIRDFFRVFLQMAVVLTYAGALPVVKVGRIAGQFAKPRSSPTEKQGDVELPSYRGDIVNDIAFTPEARIPDPQRQLMAYRQSAATLNLLRAFATGGFANLGSVHQWMLGFLKDSPQSRRYKELADRISDALNFMRACGLDLESHPELRATDFYTSHEALLLGYEQAMTRVDSTTGDWYATSGHMIWIGDRTRQLDHGHVEYFRGIKNPIGLKCGPSLKPDELLKLIDILNPEDEPGRLTLINRFGADKVGDHLPGLIRAVQREGRKVVWSCDPMHGNTITSTSGYKTRPFDRVLSEVRSFFQIHAAEGTHAGGVHLEMTGQDVTECIGGARAITDEDLNDRYHTVCDPRLNAEQSIDMAFLIAELLKQERAGKVKPMPAAAGL
- a CDS encoding alpha/beta fold hydrolase is translated as MNAVEIAVASAALDDVFSDDIVVPAADGYPLAATLFLPRGTRRHAVLINSATAVPRKVYRGFAGYLARRGAAVLTYDYRGTGDSRPMAATGLNKPKSLAGFKATMADWAALDATAAVNWMRERYRNLPFAYVGHSFGGQALGLLANNAEIPRALLIASQAAYWKLMASPERYRVVAFMNGVGLPLARTLGYLPAWAGLGMDLPRGAFEQWRSWLMRERYLLDDATLTARENFPKFKGRLRALVMTDDIWATRPAVELLCSAFTSITPEIILIRPADAGAKAIGHFGFFRSEHRDALWRGAAEWLEAEG
- a CDS encoding cupin domain-containing protein, with the translated sequence MSGAIDLSQKLSTFSDHWSPRTVAQFNACDVMVVKVQGEFVWHKHDDTDDFFLVLKGILDIELRDRTVTLTPGQMYIVPKGVEHRPVAKEEVHLLLIEPTGTPNTGDAATAAPRKVV
- a CDS encoding DUF2934 domain-containing protein; this encodes MRGPTEQEIRTRAYELWKDAGEPPGKMDQLWYQAEKELLARRATNGEAPCDIKGHNEPSAYPERLRGVH